Within the Desulfonatronum thioautotrophicum genome, the region GGGGCCAAGGCGGCGTTTATCATGTCCATGGTCCGGACCATGGTCCGCTTTTCAGGGAGCCCGACGCAAAGCCTCTCCGGCTTGGTGGAATTACTCAACGAACAATTGCACCGCTTTATCGGCGAGGAAGGCGACTTCGTCACCTTGTTTATCGCGGACATTGGCGATGACTTATCCACCCTGGAGTACATCAATGCCGGCCATGTTCCCGGCATGGTTCTGCAACATGGCTCTGCCCCCCGGACTCTTCCGGCAACCATGCCCGCACTGGGCATTTTTCCGCAAAAGGCCCGCCCAAGCGCCGTTGATCTGGAACCGGACACGATTCTTTTTTTCTTCACGGACGGGTGTTATGAGTGGGACGTTCGGCCTGGAACCATGTTCGGCCTGAAGCGATTCATCAAACACGCCGCCAGGGTTATCCAGCAGCCGGATTGCAACCTCAACAACCTCTTTGCGGAATTGGGCCGTCCCCATTCCCCCCCGGGCAGCGACGATGTCAGTGCCCTGAGAATCCACCTGGGGGAGAACAAACCCAACAACTGACCAAATTCCTGAAGGGGTCTCGCATTGTGTGACCACAGTACTGTACCGGACCAACGCGGTCTCGCAGGGCCAATGTGCCGAACATGGCTGCACACACGCACTGCCGGAAAAGATCGCGGAGAAACGGACAGGGAAACTGAAGCGGACGGAATGGAGCATTTAATATGGCTGCGATGCAACATGAACCCATGGCGAACTGGACCAAATTGGCTCTGTCCGGAAAGATCACCTACGAGCTGACCCAATCGTTGAAAACCCAGGCCGAGGCCATCATCAACCAGATGGGCGAGTGCCCCGTCCTGGTCTGCGACCTCCGCCAGGTTACATTTCTGGACAGTTCCGGGATCGGTTTTTTGGTCTTTCTGAACAACAAGGTCCGACAGCGCAACGGGCGTTGCTATTTGTATCAACCCAATGAGGTTGTCCGCAAAACACTGGATCTGGTACAGCTGTTGGATTTTTTTGAATGCATTGAAACCGAGTCCGAACTGATTTCCTGTACCCAGGCGGGCACTGGACCGTAAGCCGGCATCCTTCTGGATGCGGGCCTCCCGTGGCAGCTCAAACCCGGCATCATCGGGAGCCGAATCGGCATGCCTTTGTCAACATCGAATGCAGCGGCCATGAAACACTACCTGAAACATCACTTTGATCCGGACTTCAATCACCTGAATATCAAAGCCAATGCTCGCGGCAACGAGCAGGTGGACCATTTGAACCGCGGTTATGTCCACAACGTGGTGGAGGATCAGGTTCTCGCCGAATTGATTC harbors:
- a CDS encoding STAS domain-containing protein, yielding MAAMQHEPMANWTKLALSGKITYELTQSLKTQAEAIINQMGECPVLVCDLRQVTFLDSSGIGFLVFLNNKVRQRNGRCYLYQPNEVVRKTLDLVQLLDFFECIETESELISCTQAGTGP